In Corallococcus macrosporus, the following are encoded in one genomic region:
- a CDS encoding arginyltransferase, which translates to MAVLLAHEIETPRPCSYLPDREASLETLLMRNVTAQEYEHLLVRGWRRFGPQYFRPACASCNECVSLRVPVEGFTPNRSQRRARAACAHLRVEVGPPRVDEERLALYRAWHAERETTREWEASELGAREYAFQFAFPHPSAREVAWYDDSDPAGPKLVGLGLCDETPHAWSAVYFFYDPAYARLSLGKASVLFQVELARERGIPYVYLGYRVLACDSLRYKAGFRPHELLEGRPALDAPPEWRAAPEAPEAPEAPRASQAPVSEPGPADGVRSR; encoded by the coding sequence ATGGCCGTCCTCCTGGCACATGAAATCGAAACCCCGCGTCCGTGCAGCTACCTGCCAGACCGGGAGGCGTCCCTGGAGACGCTGCTGATGCGCAACGTGACGGCGCAGGAGTACGAGCACCTGCTCGTGCGCGGCTGGCGCCGGTTCGGACCGCAGTACTTCCGGCCCGCTTGCGCGTCGTGCAATGAATGCGTGTCCCTGCGCGTGCCAGTGGAGGGCTTCACGCCCAACCGCAGCCAGCGCCGGGCCCGCGCCGCGTGCGCGCACCTGCGCGTGGAGGTGGGCCCGCCGCGCGTGGACGAGGAGCGCCTGGCGCTGTACCGCGCGTGGCACGCGGAGCGGGAGACGACGCGCGAGTGGGAGGCGTCCGAGCTGGGCGCTCGGGAGTACGCGTTCCAGTTCGCCTTCCCGCACCCGTCCGCGCGCGAGGTGGCCTGGTACGACGACAGCGACCCGGCGGGCCCGAAGCTGGTGGGCCTGGGCCTGTGCGACGAGACGCCGCACGCGTGGAGCGCGGTGTACTTCTTCTACGACCCCGCCTACGCGCGGCTGTCGCTGGGCAAGGCGAGCGTGCTGTTCCAGGTGGAGCTGGCGCGCGAGCGGGGCATCCCGTACGTGTACCTGGGCTACCGCGTGCTGGCGTGCGACTCGCTGCGCTACAAGGCCGGCTTCCGCCCGCACGAGCTGCTGGAAGGGCGCCCCGCGCTGGACGCGCCGCCGGAGTGGCGCGCGGCGCCAGAGGCTCCGGAAGCGCCGGAGGCTCCGCGGGCTTCGCAGGCTCCGGTGTCGGAGCCGGGGCCCGCGGACGGCGTCAGGAGCCGCTGA